From the genome of Cedecea lapagei, one region includes:
- a CDS encoding NAD-dependent epimerase/dehydratase family protein: MKILVTGATGFVGSRLISKLREQGHEVVGTARRISNESEGLLNVGDISATTDWSSVLEGCEAVVHTAGRAHILNDSATDKLSAFRKVNCDATLKLARDALNAGVSHFIFISSIGVNGNSTTNEPITERSLPRPTSDYAVSKLEAEQKLNEEFSSSQMAITVIRPALICGENAPGNIRRLLKLVASGLPLPFKGVKNKRSMVSLENVVSFITTCLRDSRAKNQLFVLADRDKPTTEEIVRSFARGMNKPSRVIWFPVPLLKSFLTLTGKQSIYEQLYGSLDIDASYASDLLDWQQPVTLSGTMEKTAEFYSKVVK; this comes from the coding sequence GTGAAAATTCTGGTAACTGGAGCAACGGGGTTTGTGGGGAGTCGCCTGATAAGCAAACTTCGGGAGCAGGGGCATGAGGTGGTTGGGACGGCTCGCCGCATCTCAAATGAGTCTGAAGGTTTGCTCAATGTTGGCGATATCTCTGCCACTACTGACTGGTCATCTGTTTTGGAAGGGTGTGAAGCCGTCGTCCATACCGCAGGGCGAGCTCATATCTTAAATGATTCCGCAACAGACAAATTATCAGCGTTTCGCAAGGTCAATTGCGATGCAACATTAAAGCTTGCTCGGGACGCGCTTAACGCTGGAGTGAGTCACTTTATTTTTATCAGCTCTATTGGCGTTAACGGAAACTCCACCACAAATGAGCCCATTACAGAGCGCTCTCTCCCTCGGCCAACTTCAGATTATGCAGTTTCAAAACTTGAAGCGGAACAAAAACTGAACGAGGAATTTTCTTCAAGCCAAATGGCGATTACCGTTATCCGCCCGGCGCTTATATGCGGTGAAAATGCACCCGGCAATATTCGGCGTTTACTTAAACTGGTTGCCAGTGGGCTCCCGCTGCCGTTTAAAGGCGTGAAAAACAAGCGCAGCATGGTTTCCCTCGAGAATGTTGTGAGCTTTATTACAACTTGTCTGCGAGATTCGCGGGCGAAAAATCAGCTTTTTGTTCTGGCAGACAGAGATAAACCGACCACCGAAGAGATTGTTCGCTCATTTGCACGGGGGATGAATAAGCCGTCGCGCGTCATTTGGTTCCCCGTGCCACTTCTCAAAAGTTTTCTTACGCTGACCGGAAAGCAAAGCATCTATGAACAGCTTTATGGTTCACTGGATATTGACGCCTCTTACGCTTCTGATTTACTGGACTGGCAGCAGCCCGTCACCCTTTCCGGGACTATGGAAAAAACAGCAGAATTTTATTCAAAGGTAGTTAAATAA
- a CDS encoding MdtB/MuxB family multidrug efflux RND transporter permease subunit: MQVLPPGSTGGPSRLFILRPVATTLLMVAILLAGIIGYRFLPVSALPEVDYPTIQVVTLYPGASPDVITSAITAPLERQFGQMSGLKQMSSQSAGGASVITLQFQLTLALDVAEQEVQAAINAATNLLPTDLPNPPVYSKVNPADPPILTLAVTSSALPMTQVEDMVETRVAQKISQVSGVGLVTLAGGQRPAVRVKLNAPAIAALGLTSETIRTAITSANVNTAKGSLDGPERAVTLSANDQMKSAQEYRDLIIAYHNGAPIRLGDVATVEQGAENSWLGAWANKQQAIVMNVQRQPGANIIDTADSIRQMLPTLTQSLPKSVEVKLLSDRTTNIRASVTDTQHELMLAIALVVMIIYLFLRNVPATIIPAVAVPLSLIGTFAVMVFLDFSINNLTLMALTIATGFVVDDAIVVIENISRYIEKGEKPLAAALKGAGEIGFTIISLTFSLIAVLIPLLFMGDIVGRLFREFAVTLAVSILISAVVSLTLTPMMCARMLSHESLRKQNRFSRASEKMFDNVIAAYGRLLSKVLNHPWLTLGVAFGTLALTVVLWVFIPKGFFPIQDNGIIQGTLQAPQSVSFASMAQRQQQVADVILKDPAVESLTSFIGVDGTNPSLNSARLQINLKPLSERDDRIPVVIDRLQQNVAGVPGVQLYLQPIQDLTIDTTVSRTQYQFTLQATSLDELSTWVPQLENKLKALPQLSDISSDWQDQGLMAYVNVDRDSASRLGITMSAVDSALYNAFGQRLISTIYTQANQYRVVLEHDTSTTPGLAALNNIRLVSSDGGSIPLSAIAKVEQRFAPLTINHLDQFPSTTFSFNVPEDQSLGDAVNAIAAAEKALAMPSDITTQFQGSTLAFQAALGNTIWLIIASVVAMYIVLGVLYESFIHPVTILSTLPTAGVGALLALMLAGAELDVIAIIGIILLIGIVKKNAIMMIDFALAAEREQGMAPYEAIYQACLLRFRPILMTTLAALLGALPLMLSTGVGAELRRPLGIGMVGGLLVSQVLTLFTTPVIYLLFDRLSHYTSRRFGRQREEA, encoded by the coding sequence ATGCAGGTGTTACCGCCAGGCTCAACGGGGGGTCCCTCTCGCCTGTTTATTCTTCGCCCTGTTGCCACCACGCTATTGATGGTGGCTATCCTGCTGGCGGGGATCATTGGCTATCGCTTTCTGCCTGTTTCGGCGCTGCCAGAGGTAGACTACCCGACAATACAGGTTGTCACCCTCTATCCTGGCGCCAGCCCGGATGTCATTACCTCGGCGATAACGGCCCCGCTTGAGCGCCAGTTTGGTCAAATGTCGGGTCTGAAACAGATGTCCTCGCAAAGTGCCGGGGGCGCTTCCGTTATCACCCTGCAGTTCCAGCTCACGCTGGCGCTCGACGTTGCCGAGCAGGAGGTCCAGGCGGCAATCAACGCGGCCACAAACCTCCTGCCGACCGACCTGCCAAACCCGCCGGTTTACAGCAAAGTTAACCCAGCCGATCCGCCGATCCTGACGCTCGCCGTGACCTCCAGCGCCCTGCCAATGACGCAGGTTGAAGACATGGTGGAAACTCGCGTCGCGCAGAAAATTTCCCAGGTTTCCGGCGTAGGCCTCGTCACGCTTGCGGGCGGCCAGCGCCCTGCCGTGCGCGTTAAGCTGAATGCTCCCGCTATTGCCGCGCTTGGCCTGACAAGCGAAACCATTCGCACCGCGATTACCAGCGCCAACGTCAACACGGCCAAAGGGAGTCTTGACGGCCCGGAACGCGCAGTCACGCTCTCTGCTAACGATCAGATGAAATCTGCTCAGGAGTACCGCGATTTAATCATCGCTTACCATAACGGCGCCCCCATTCGCCTTGGCGATGTCGCCACCGTTGAGCAAGGGGCGGAAAACAGCTGGCTGGGCGCATGGGCCAACAAACAGCAGGCCATCGTGATGAACGTGCAGCGCCAGCCCGGAGCCAACATCATCGACACGGCAGACAGCATCCGTCAGATGCTGCCGACGCTAACCCAGAGCCTGCCGAAGTCGGTTGAGGTAAAGCTGCTGAGCGACCGTACCACTAATATCCGCGCCTCCGTCACCGATACCCAGCATGAACTGATGCTGGCTATCGCGCTGGTGGTAATGATCATTTATCTGTTCCTGCGTAATGTCCCGGCAACCATCATTCCAGCCGTCGCCGTCCCGCTGTCGCTGATCGGCACATTCGCGGTGATGGTGTTTCTCGATTTCTCGATCAACAACCTGACGCTGATGGCGCTGACCATCGCCACCGGATTCGTGGTGGATGACGCCATCGTGGTTATCGAGAATATCTCGCGCTACATAGAAAAAGGCGAGAAGCCGCTGGCCGCCGCGCTAAAAGGCGCCGGAGAGATAGGTTTTACCATTATCTCCCTCACCTTCTCGCTGATTGCCGTGCTGATCCCGCTGCTGTTTATGGGAGATATTGTCGGGCGCCTGTTCCGCGAATTTGCTGTCACCCTGGCGGTCTCCATTTTGATCTCCGCCGTCGTCTCGTTGACCCTGACGCCAATGATGTGCGCGAGGATGCTGAGCCACGAGTCGCTGCGCAAGCAGAACCGTTTCTCTCGCGCCAGCGAAAAGATGTTCGATAACGTCATCGCCGCCTATGGCCGCCTGCTAAGCAAGGTGCTGAACCATCCGTGGCTGACGCTTGGCGTGGCCTTTGGCACGCTGGCGCTGACCGTTGTGCTGTGGGTATTTATCCCCAAAGGTTTCTTCCCGATTCAGGATAACGGCATTATTCAGGGTACCCTGCAGGCGCCGCAGTCCGTCTCCTTCGCCAGTATGGCCCAGCGTCAGCAGCAGGTGGCGGACGTGATCCTGAAAGATCCGGCGGTGGAGAGCCTGACGTCATTTATCGGCGTCGACGGCACCAACCCTTCGCTAAACAGCGCCCGTCTGCAAATTAACCTCAAACCGCTGAGCGAACGTGACGACCGGATCCCGGTTGTTATCGACCGCCTACAGCAGAATGTCGCCGGCGTGCCGGGCGTCCAGCTCTATCTGCAGCCGATTCAAGATCTGACTATCGACACCACGGTGAGCCGCACTCAGTACCAGTTCACCTTGCAGGCGACCTCTCTGGACGAACTGAGCACCTGGGTACCGCAATTAGAAAATAAACTGAAAGCACTGCCGCAGCTCTCCGATATCAGCAGCGACTGGCAGGATCAGGGGCTGATGGCCTACGTCAACGTCGACCGCGACAGCGCAAGCCGCCTCGGCATTACGATGTCGGCGGTGGACAGCGCGCTCTATAACGCCTTTGGCCAGCGCCTGATTTCAACCATTTACACTCAGGCAAACCAGTATCGGGTGGTACTGGAACATGACACCAGCACCACGCCAGGGCTTGCCGCGCTCAACAACATTCGCCTGGTTAGCAGCGACGGCGGCAGTATTCCGCTAAGCGCGATTGCGAAGGTCGAGCAGCGGTTTGCCCCGCTCACCATCAATCACCTCGACCAGTTCCCGTCCACCACCTTCTCCTTTAACGTGCCGGAAGATCAATCGTTGGGCGACGCGGTAAATGCCATTGCCGCAGCGGAGAAAGCGCTGGCGATGCCGTCCGATATCACCACTCAGTTCCAGGGCAGCACCCTCGCCTTCCAGGCCGCATTAGGCAACACCATCTGGCTGATCATTGCTTCGGTCGTGGCGATGTATATCGTGCTTGGCGTGCTGTATGAGAGCTTTATTCATCCGGTCACCATCCTGTCGACGCTGCCCACGGCGGGCGTTGGGGCGCTGCTTGCGCTGATGCTGGCGGGCGCCGAGCTGGACGTTATCGCCATCATCGGCATCATTTTGCTTATCGGCATCGTGAAGAAGAATGCAATCATGATGATCGATTTTGCGCTGGCCGCCGAGCGGGAACAGGGTATGGCCCCTTACGAGGCGATTTATCAGGCCTGCCTGCTGCGCTTCCGTCCGATTCTGATGACCACGCTTGCCGCGCTGCTGGGCGCGCTGCCGCTGATGCTTTCCACCGGGGTTGGTGCAGAGCTTCGCCGCCCGCTGGGCATCGGCATGGTCGGCGGCCTGCTGGTCAGCCAGGTGCTGACGCTGTTTACCACGCCGGTGATTTACCTGCTGTTCGACCGCCTGTCACACTACACGAGCCGTCGCTTTGGCAGACAGCGGGAGGAGGCGTAA
- the alkA gene encoding DNA-3-methyladenine glycosylase 2 codes for MYTLSYQPPYDWPWILGFLAGRAVEGVEVVTGNGYQRSFALGEHAGLVTLEPDEDNFCVKVTLSDGLLPVAEEVLQRVKNLLDLGRDPQQILSSLGALAAARPGLRLPGCMDPFEQAIRAILGQLVSVAMAAKLTGKVVKTYGTKLEGKGDWYLFPDARTLANADTLRLKSLGMSLKRAEAIVHLAGEVTKGLFPLQLPDDVALGVKSLIALPGIGRWTANYFALRGWQASDVFLPDDYLIKQRFPEMTPSQIRRYAERWQPWRSYALLHIWYSDGWFPD; via the coding sequence ATGTACACCCTTAGCTATCAACCGCCTTATGACTGGCCCTGGATCCTTGGTTTTTTAGCGGGGCGTGCCGTGGAGGGCGTGGAAGTCGTCACCGGGAATGGCTACCAGCGCAGCTTCGCGCTGGGTGAGCATGCGGGGCTGGTTACTCTTGAGCCAGATGAAGATAATTTTTGCGTCAAGGTGACGCTGAGCGACGGGCTGTTGCCTGTGGCCGAAGAGGTTTTGCAGCGGGTTAAAAACCTGCTGGATTTGGGCAGAGATCCGCAGCAGATTCTGAGCAGCCTCGGTGCGCTGGCGGCGGCGAGGCCGGGATTGCGCTTGCCGGGATGCATGGATCCCTTTGAGCAGGCCATCCGGGCGATTCTTGGGCAGCTGGTCAGCGTGGCGATGGCGGCAAAGCTGACCGGTAAAGTGGTAAAAACCTACGGTACAAAGCTAGAAGGCAAGGGGGACTGGTATCTTTTTCCTGATGCCCGAACGCTGGCGAACGCCGATACCCTACGGCTGAAATCTCTGGGGATGTCGCTCAAACGCGCTGAGGCGATTGTGCATCTGGCCGGCGAGGTGACCAAAGGGCTGTTTCCTTTGCAGCTGCCTGATGATGTTGCGCTGGGAGTGAAAAGCTTGATTGCGCTGCCGGGCATCGGGCGCTGGACGGCGAACTACTTTGCCCTGCGCGGCTGGCAGGCAAGCGATGTTTTTTTGCCGGATGACTACCTGATTAAACAACGCTTTCCTGAGATGACCCCCTCACAAATCCGCCGCTATGCCGAACGCTGGCAGCCCTGGCGCTCTTATGCGCTGCTGCATATTTGGTACAGTGACGGTTGGTTTCCCGACTAA
- the mdtC gene encoding multidrug efflux RND transporter permease subunit MdtC: MKFFALFIYRPVATILLTVAITLCGVLGFRLLPVAPLPQVDFPVIMVSASLPGAAPETMASSVATPLERSLSRIAGVNEMTSSSSLGSTRIILEFNFDRDINGAARDVQAAINAAQSLLPSGMPGRPTYRKANPSDAPIMILTLTSDTLSQGELYDFASTQLAQTVSQIDGVGDVDVGGSSLPAVRVDLNPQALFNQGVSLDAVRTAISNANVRSPQGAVEDDTRRWQIQTNDELKKAVNYMPLIVHYNNGSAVRLQDVANVTDSVQDVRNAGMTNAKPAILLMIRKSQEANIIETVDRIRAKIPELRETIPASIDLQVAQDRSPTIRASLAEVEQSLVISVSLVILVVFLFLRSGRATFIPAVAVPVSLIGTFAAMYLCGFSLNNLSLMALTIATGFVVDDAIVVLENISRHLEAGVKPLQAALQGVREVGFTVLSMSLSLVAVFLPLLLMGGLPGRLFREFAVTLSVAIGISLVVSLTLTPMMCGWLLKSRPPEKRNKNRGFGRLLIAMQGGYARSLKWVLNHTRLVGVVLLGTIALSIWLYISIPKTFFPEQDTGRLMGNIQADQSISFQAMRGKLQDFMKIIREDPAVDNVTGFTGGSRVNSGMMFISLKPLSERSETAQQVIDRLRGKLAKEPGANLYLMAVQDIRVGGRQANASYQYTLLSDDLSALREWEPKIRKALAALPELADVNSDQQDNGSEMDLIYDRETMSRLGISVSDANNLLNNAFGQRQISTIYQPLNQYKVVMEVDPRYTQDISALNQMFVINSEGKSIPLSYFAKWQPANAPLSVNHQGLSAASTISFNLPDGVSLSEASDAIDRTMTSLGVPSSVRGSYAGTAQVFQQTMNSQVILILAAIATVYIVLGMLYESYVHPLTILSTLPSAGVGALLALELFSAPFSLIALIGIMLLIGIVKKNAIMMVDFAIEAQRKGDLTPEEAIFQACLLRFRPIMMTTLAALFGALPLVLTSGDGAELRQPLGITIVGGLVMSQLLTLYTTPVVYLFFDRLRLRFNRKPRESKALSV, from the coding sequence GTGAAGTTCTTTGCGCTCTTCATTTACCGCCCGGTGGCGACGATTTTATTGACCGTCGCCATTACGCTGTGCGGCGTGCTGGGTTTTCGCCTGCTGCCGGTTGCCCCGCTGCCGCAGGTAGACTTCCCGGTCATTATGGTCAGCGCCTCGCTGCCGGGCGCAGCGCCGGAAACCATGGCATCTTCCGTGGCTACGCCGCTGGAGCGCTCGCTTAGCCGCATTGCCGGAGTCAACGAGATGACTTCGTCCAGCTCGCTGGGCAGCACGCGTATTATTCTGGAGTTCAATTTTGACCGCGACATCAACGGTGCTGCACGTGACGTGCAGGCCGCTATCAACGCCGCCCAAAGCCTGCTGCCGAGCGGTATGCCGGGGCGACCAACCTATCGCAAAGCCAACCCGTCCGATGCACCGATCATGATTCTGACGCTCACCTCCGACACGCTGTCGCAGGGTGAGCTGTACGACTTTGCCTCTACGCAGCTAGCGCAAACCGTGTCGCAGATTGACGGAGTAGGCGACGTTGACGTTGGCGGGAGTTCTCTGCCGGCGGTAAGGGTCGACCTCAATCCACAGGCGCTGTTTAACCAGGGCGTGTCGCTTGATGCCGTCCGCACCGCCATCAGCAATGCCAATGTTCGCAGCCCTCAGGGCGCGGTGGAAGATGACACGCGCCGCTGGCAAATCCAGACCAACGACGAGCTAAAAAAAGCGGTGAACTATATGCCGCTGATCGTGCATTACAACAACGGCTCGGCGGTGCGGCTGCAGGATGTCGCTAACGTTACCGACAGCGTGCAGGACGTGCGTAATGCCGGGATGACCAACGCTAAGCCGGCCATTTTACTGATGATCCGCAAGTCGCAGGAAGCGAACATCATCGAAACCGTTGACCGTATTCGCGCCAAAATTCCCGAATTACGAGAGACCATTCCGGCGTCCATAGATCTACAGGTGGCCCAGGACCGCTCGCCAACCATTCGCGCCTCGCTGGCCGAGGTAGAACAATCGCTGGTGATCTCCGTATCGCTGGTGATTCTGGTGGTGTTTCTGTTCCTTCGCTCAGGGCGAGCGACCTTTATTCCGGCGGTGGCGGTGCCGGTTTCGCTGATCGGGACCTTTGCCGCTATGTATCTGTGTGGCTTCAGCCTGAATAACCTTTCGCTGATGGCGCTGACCATCGCCACCGGCTTTGTGGTGGATGACGCCATCGTGGTGCTGGAGAACATTTCGCGTCACCTTGAGGCGGGCGTGAAGCCGCTGCAGGCGGCGCTTCAGGGCGTGCGTGAGGTAGGTTTTACCGTGCTGTCCATGAGCCTGTCGCTGGTGGCGGTCTTCCTGCCGCTGCTGCTGATGGGAGGGCTGCCGGGGCGTCTGTTCCGCGAATTCGCGGTCACGCTTTCGGTGGCTATCGGGATCTCGCTGGTGGTGTCGCTCACGCTGACGCCAATGATGTGCGGCTGGCTGCTGAAGAGCAGGCCACCGGAAAAGAGAAACAAAAACCGTGGCTTTGGCCGCCTGCTGATCGCCATGCAGGGCGGCTATGCCCGCTCGCTAAAATGGGTGTTGAACCATACCCGACTGGTGGGCGTGGTGCTGCTGGGCACGATAGCCCTGAGCATTTGGCTCTATATCTCGATCCCGAAAACCTTCTTCCCGGAGCAGGACACCGGCAGGCTGATGGGCAACATTCAGGCCGACCAGAGCATCTCTTTCCAGGCGATGCGCGGCAAGCTGCAGGACTTTATGAAGATCATTCGTGAAGACCCGGCGGTCGACAACGTCACCGGCTTTACCGGCGGCTCCAGGGTTAACAGCGGCATGATGTTTATCTCGCTTAAGCCACTGAGTGAACGCAGCGAAACCGCCCAGCAGGTCATTGACCGGTTACGTGGCAAACTCGCCAAAGAGCCAGGAGCCAACCTCTACCTGATGGCGGTGCAGGATATTCGCGTCGGCGGCCGCCAGGCCAACGCCAGCTACCAGTACACTCTGCTTTCGGATGATTTAAGCGCCCTGCGCGAGTGGGAACCTAAAATTCGTAAGGCGCTGGCGGCGCTGCCGGAGCTGGCGGACGTTAACTCTGACCAGCAGGACAATGGCTCGGAAATGGATCTGATTTATGACCGCGAAACCATGTCGCGACTGGGGATCAGCGTTTCCGATGCCAACAACCTGCTCAACAACGCCTTTGGTCAACGGCAGATTTCCACCATCTATCAGCCGTTAAACCAGTACAAAGTGGTGATGGAGGTTGACCCGCGCTATACCCAGGATATCAGCGCCCTAAACCAGATGTTCGTGATCAACAGCGAAGGTAAATCCATTCCCCTCTCCTATTTTGCCAAATGGCAGCCGGCAAACGCGCCGCTGTCGGTCAATCATCAGGGGCTTTCCGCAGCGTCAACCATCTCATTCAACCTGCCGGATGGGGTTTCGCTTTCCGAAGCCAGTGACGCCATCGACAGGACGATGACCTCACTGGGCGTGCCGTCCAGCGTTCGCGGAAGCTACGCCGGTACGGCACAGGTGTTCCAGCAAACCATGAACTCGCAGGTGATCCTGATTCTGGCGGCGATTGCTACGGTGTATATCGTGCTTGGCATGCTGTATGAAAGCTACGTTCACCCGCTGACCATCCTCTCGACGCTGCCTTCGGCGGGCGTTGGGGCGCTGCTGGCGCTGGAACTTTTCAGCGCCCCCTTCAGCCTGATTGCGCTAATCGGTATCATGCTGCTGATCGGCATCGTGAAGAAGAACGCCATCATGATGGTGGACTTCGCGATAGAGGCGCAGCGGAAAGGCGATTTAACGCCGGAAGAGGCTATTTTCCAGGCCTGCCTGCTGCGCTTCCGCCCGATTATGATGACCACGCTGGCCGCCCTGTTTGGGGCGCTACCGCTGGTGCTGACCAGCGGTGATGGCGCAGAGTTACGCCAGCCGCTGGGAATCACCATCGTTGGCGGGCTGGTAATGAGCCAGCTGCTGACGCTCTACACCACGCCGGTGGTTTACCTGTTCTTTGATCGACTGAGATTGCGTTTTAACCGCAAGCCCCGTGAAAGTAAGGCTCTGTCCGTATGA
- the yegD gene encoding molecular chaperone, with the protein MKIGFDYGTANCSVAIMRDGKPQLLEMENGSPLLPSMLCAPTREAVSEWLFRHHEVPATGSESKALLRRAVSYNREEDIDVQPGSVKFGLNSLSQYMEDPEEVYFVKSPKSFLGASGLKPQQVALFEDLVCAMMLHIRKQAESQLTETIDQAVIGRPINFQGLGGEEANQQAQGILERAAHRAGFRDVVFQFEPVAAGLDFEATLQEEKQVLVVDIGGGTTDCSVLLMGPEWHQRRDREQSLLGHSGCRVGGNDLDIMLAFKQLAPLLGMGGQTEKGIALPVLPWWNAVAINDVPAQNDFYSTANGRSLNELVRDAREPEKVAYLQKVWRQRLGYRLVRAAEESKIALSNSQQVATLLPFIADEVGCDISQEALETAISQPLHRIMEQVTLAMENSNARPEVIYLTGGSARSPLLRHALAQQLPNIPIAGGDDFGSVTQGLARWSDVVFR; encoded by the coding sequence ATGAAAATCGGTTTTGACTACGGCACGGCAAACTGTTCCGTGGCGATCATGCGCGACGGTAAGCCGCAATTGCTGGAGATGGAAAACGGCTCACCGCTGCTGCCTTCGATGCTCTGCGCGCCAACGCGTGAAGCGGTGAGCGAGTGGCTATTCCGTCACCACGAAGTTCCGGCTACGGGAAGTGAGAGCAAGGCGCTGCTGCGCCGCGCGGTGAGCTATAACCGCGAAGAAGATATTGATGTGCAGCCCGGCAGCGTGAAGTTCGGTTTGAATTCACTTAGCCAATACATGGAGGATCCGGAAGAAGTTTACTTCGTTAAATCTCCGAAATCCTTCCTCGGTGCTAGCGGCCTTAAGCCGCAGCAGGTCGCGCTGTTTGAGGATCTGGTCTGCGCGATGATGCTGCATATTCGCAAGCAGGCGGAAAGCCAGCTCACCGAAACTATCGATCAGGCCGTGATTGGTCGACCGATTAACTTCCAGGGGCTGGGCGGCGAAGAGGCCAACCAGCAGGCGCAGGGTATTCTGGAGCGTGCGGCGCACCGCGCTGGCTTCCGCGACGTGGTGTTTCAGTTTGAACCCGTTGCCGCTGGGCTGGATTTTGAAGCCACGCTTCAGGAAGAAAAGCAGGTTCTCGTTGTCGATATCGGCGGCGGCACCACCGACTGCTCGGTACTGCTGATGGGGCCTGAATGGCACCAGCGCCGCGACCGGGAGCAAAGCCTGCTGGGCCACAGCGGCTGCCGCGTGGGCGGTAACGATCTGGATATTATGCTGGCCTTCAAACAGCTGGCACCGCTGCTCGGTATGGGCGGCCAGACGGAGAAAGGCATCGCGCTGCCGGTATTACCCTGGTGGAACGCGGTAGCGATTAACGATGTCCCGGCACAGAATGACTTCTACAGCACCGCTAACGGACGCTCGCTAAACGAACTGGTGCGCGACGCACGCGAGCCGGAAAAAGTGGCTTATCTGCAAAAAGTCTGGCGCCAGCGCCTGGGCTACCGTCTCGTCCGTGCGGCGGAAGAGAGTAAAATTGCGCTGTCAAACAGCCAACAAGTTGCCACTCTGCTGCCGTTTATTGCCGATGAAGTGGGCTGCGACATCAGCCAGGAAGCGCTGGAAACAGCCATCAGCCAGCCGCTGCATCGCATCATGGAGCAGGTGACGCTGGCCATGGAAAACAGCAACGCCAGGCCTGAGGTTATTTACCTTACCGGCGGCAGCGCCCGCTCTCCGCTGCTGCGTCATGCTCTGGCCCAGCAGTTGCCGAATATCCCGATTGCCGGGGGCGATGACTTCGGCTCGGTAACCCAGGGGCTTGCCCGCTGGTCAGACGTAGTTTTCCGCTAA
- a CDS encoding MdtA/MuxA family multidrug efflux RND transporter periplasmic adaptor subunit produces MKGKQTSRWWWIAAFILAVIAAVWLWRNQNSSSGSQPQAKAGQASTQSGRRGMRGGALAPVQAATATSEAVPHYLTGLGTITAANTVTVRSRVDGQLLAIHFQEGQQVKAGDLLAEIDPSQFKVALAQAQGQLAKDQATLANARRDLARYQQLVKTNLVSRQDLDTQQSLVASSLGTVKADEAAVASAQLQLDWSRVTAPIDGRVGLKQVDIGNQISTSDTNGIVVLTQTHPIDLVFTLPENDIATVIKAQKAGETLSVEAWDRTNTTKLSGGKLLSLDNQIDTTTGTIKLKARFDNQDDALFPNQFVNARMLVDTQQNAVVIPAGALQMGNEGHFVWILNGDNKVSKHLVTPGIQNSQKVVITAGVSAGDRVVTDGIDRLTEGAQVEVVEPHNTAADTVKPADKTQSGHKHNGARS; encoded by the coding sequence ATGAAAGGCAAACAGACTTCTCGCTGGTGGTGGATTGCAGCATTTATTCTGGCGGTGATTGCCGCCGTCTGGTTATGGAGAAACCAAAATTCTTCCTCTGGTAGCCAGCCACAGGCTAAAGCGGGCCAGGCATCAACCCAGAGCGGCCGGCGCGGAATGCGCGGCGGCGCGCTGGCGCCGGTCCAGGCCGCAACGGCAACCAGTGAAGCCGTGCCGCATTACTTAACAGGCCTTGGCACCATCACCGCAGCGAATACCGTGACCGTGCGCAGCCGCGTGGATGGGCAGCTCCTTGCTATTCATTTCCAGGAAGGCCAGCAGGTAAAAGCCGGTGATTTACTGGCAGAAATCGACCCCAGCCAGTTTAAAGTTGCACTCGCGCAGGCCCAGGGCCAGCTTGCTAAGGATCAGGCAACGCTTGCCAACGCTCGCCGCGACCTCGCCCGCTATCAGCAACTGGTCAAAACGAACCTAGTCTCTCGCCAGGATCTCGATACTCAGCAATCGCTTGTAGCCTCTTCTCTCGGCACCGTTAAAGCTGATGAAGCCGCCGTGGCCAGCGCCCAGCTGCAGCTTGACTGGAGCCGCGTTACCGCGCCAATCGACGGCCGCGTAGGCCTGAAGCAGGTGGATATTGGCAACCAGATCTCCACCAGCGACACCAACGGCATTGTGGTGCTGACGCAAACCCACCCGATTGACCTGGTCTTCACCCTGCCGGAAAACGATATCGCCACGGTGATTAAAGCGCAGAAAGCCGGTGAAACGCTGAGCGTTGAAGCCTGGGACCGCACCAATACCACAAAACTCAGCGGCGGCAAATTGCTGAGCCTCGATAACCAAATCGACACCACCACCGGCACCATCAAGCTCAAGGCACGCTTTGATAATCAGGATGATGCTCTGTTCCCGAATCAGTTTGTGAATGCCCGCATGCTGGTGGATACCCAGCAGAATGCGGTAGTGATCCCGGCAGGGGCGCTGCAAATGGGCAACGAAGGCCATTTCGTCTGGATATTGAACGGGGATAACAAGGTCAGCAAACATCTGGTCACGCCGGGAATTCAGAACAGTCAAAAAGTCGTGATTACCGCCGGGGTATCCGCTGGCGATCGCGTGGTGACCGACGGGATCGATCGCCTCACCGAAGGTGCCCAGGTTGAAGTGGTCGAGCCGCACAATACGGCTGCGGACACTGTGAAACCTGCAGATAAAACTCAATCCGGCCACAAACATAACGGAGCGCGATCCTGA